A genome region from Canis lupus dingo isolate Sandy chromosome 7, ASM325472v2, whole genome shotgun sequence includes the following:
- the IER5 gene encoding immediate early response gene 5 protein: MEFKLEAHRIVSISLGKIYNSRVQRGGIKLHKNLLVSLVLRSARQVYLSDPCPGLYLAGPAGSPAMPPPPPQQQQPGEPAAGPPAGWGEPPPPPPPARAAWPEPEPQPERPAAPVTGAGDAPRGGEVEAAEAAWRRVEGAREAAEGGAAGPAGGSDGFPEGPRGTRRQCGCPPGAEDRPGAPGACPRLACCCAPRPAEDEPPAPPAVGPRKRGAAGVGGGPAGGPASGSSPLKKPRRNSEEQPGGAAAAAAEEEMETGNVANLISIFGSSFSGLLRKSPGGGREEAEGEESGAEAAEPGQICCDKPVLRDMNPWSTAIVAF, from the coding sequence ATGGAGTTCAAGCTGGAGGCGCACCGCATCGTCAGCATCTCCCTGGGCAAGATCTACAACTCGCGGGTCCAGCGCGGCGGCATCAAGCTGCACAAGAACCTGCTGGTCTCGCTCGTGCTGCGCAGCGCCCGCCAGGTCTACCTGAGTGACCCGTGCCCGGGCCTCTACCTGGCcggccccgcggggagcccggcgatgccgccgccgccgccgcagcagcagcagcccggGGAGCCGGCGGCCGGGCCGCCCGCGGGCTGgggggagccgccgccgccgccgccgcccgcccgagCCGCCTGGCCCGAGCCCGAGCCGCAGCCGgagcgccccgcggcccccgtcACGGGCGCCGGGGACGCTCCTCGGGGCGGAGAGGTGGAGGCGGCGGAAGCTGCCTGGCGCCGCGTGGAGGGAGCGCGCGAGGCGGCGGAGGGAGGAGCCGCGGGCCCCGCCGGAGGCTCGGACGGCTTCCCCGAGGGGCCCCGGGGGACGCGCCGCCAGTGCGGCTGCCCCCCGGGAGCGGAGGACAGGCCCGGGGCGCCGGGCGCGTGCCCCCGACTGGCCTGCTGCTGCGCGCCGCGGCCCGCCGAGGACGAGCCCCCAGCGCCGCCCGCCGTCGGCCCCCGGAAGCGAGGCGCGGCGGGCGTGGGTGGCGGCCCCGCGGGCGGCCCGGCGTCCGGCTCCAGCCCGCTGAAGAAGCCCCGCCGGAACTCGGAGGAGCAGCCGggtggggcggcggcggcggcggcggaggaggagatggagaccGGTAACGTGGCTAACCTCATTAGCATCTTCGGTTCCAGCTTCTCGGGACTGTTGCGGAAAAGCCCCGGGGGCGGCCGCGAGGAAGCCGAGGGAGAGGAGAGCGGGGCGGAAGCCGCGGAGCCCGGGCAGATCTGCTGCGATAAGCCGGTGCTGAGAGACATGAACCCTTGGAGCACAGCCATCGTGGCCTTCTGA